In Falco peregrinus isolate bFalPer1 chromosome 9, bFalPer1.pri, whole genome shotgun sequence, the genomic stretch ATTAACATTACCTCCTGCACCTGTTGTCCTTTAGAAAGGGATGAAATCAATGTCTTTAAACTCCTGTTTGTTAAGCCGTATGCCACAGTCTtgctaatatttttcattttgaaaatagaaatatcGTACTTTGACAGTGTGCATTCATTGCTAGATTCCTTGTGGCAGGTGTGCATGGAGGAATAAGCAGAGTCCGCACTCCCCTTCTGctcagcaggcagaggaaggctTCTTGTTAAACAACACCAAGTTAATCGAGGTTCAGCATTTAGTGATGGGAAGGTGCTCTTCATGCTTGATACTGTTAAACCTCCAGAGTAGCAAGTCAGATTATTGTGGGGTAGCACTGGGAATTCTTTACAGTGAGTGGTGAGAGTGTGGCAATAATAAGTGCCGAAGGAATGGCAAAAATAAGTGGGGTTGTCTGTTGAGCTCTGAAAATGCTGCATGTCCTGCAGTGTTGGTGAAATGTCCTTAAGGATGAATGGACTTCCACCTGCGTCCCCTCCCATGACGGTTGGCTCCGCACCCTCGCTAGAAGCTGATGTCATTATCAAAGAGTCACTTCCTGAGCAAAGATGATGTAAaacctttctctcttctttaatGTCAGCTGATATTAAAAAACTACTTGTATACAGAGAAGTaaagcatattttcttctttggggTCTGTGTAGAGGAAGTAGTTATGCTCATCCACTTCTCTTCTGTTTGCCTTTGAtaatttaatctatttttgttctgtttgtttttccaagcaTCTCTTACAAtatcctgctgcctgcaggtttGGTTATAAAAGCTGTTATCTGCTGTGGTTAAGGTATTTGTTGTTTCTGACTTGACTGGTGAACAAAATACTGGAGTTTTCCAGTTTGCATGTACATTCCATCGTAGCTCTCCTTTGCTGGCCTTTTGTCTCACTTCAACTTTTGAAGGAGACCAAAACACATCATTAGAAGGAGAACTGAGTGATCCACTGCTGGAAGAGCAGGGGGTGTTGCTTAAAGCGTCTGTCACAGATGTGCAAGGTGTAAACTTCTGTTCTGAACTAAGCACAAGTGACACATCTGAGGCTCTCCTGTCTTGCGGCAATTTAAGGATatattttggagaaaaggcattttgttGTGGGACTGAATTTAAATGACCAGATTGCAGATGATGAATTTTAGAAGGCAGGTCAACAGCATTGTCATTGGAAAATGGTACTTTCGCTCCTGTTTTCTTAAGACAGGTTTTGACATCTTCATCTGTTGCATTGTGCAAGGCAAAAGAGCTGCAATCACTTCCCCTTAATTCAGGCCCTAAAAATGCCACAAATGAAGCTTTTGAGATACCTGCTGCATGTGAAAGAAGGTTAATATCACTATAATTAAGAGCTTTTGTGGAGAGTTCGCTTGTTTTCATATACTCTACATTCTCAGTGCCTCCAGTGGATTCATTAATTCCTTTGCTTAATTTTTGCTCTTCTGCAGTTCTGGAGAATTTCACTGGTGCTGCGGGAAGACACTGAGTGCTAGTGCAATAGACTCTGTCTGCATCAGTTTCTGCATTGTTTTTGCTGCTGGGACTAGGGCAAGActttgaaataatgttttgtgTCTTCTCCACTtcaaatttcagcttttttctttctgacgGTAAAGTCTGGGATTTCCCTGCAGCTTCTGTGTTGTTGCAATGGACCCACAGGGGCATCAGGGCATGCTGGCCCGTTTCCTTATTCCTGCTATGGTTTCCATAATTGTTTGATGTGCTCTCACAATCTGATTCCAATGGACTGGATTCTTTCCCAGGGCTTGGTTTTTCCCATTTGGTACTCTGTACTGGCAAGCAGTCATTGTTCCTGCTGTTAGTGTTCAGCTGACACTGAACATTTTGAAGCCTGAGCTCGCAACTGCTTGGAGCtagcactgtgctgctgccagctgtgtaCTTCTCCGTGTCACTGCCACCAAGCTCTTTAGAAGTTTTGCTCGTTACGGTACGTGCACTAGCATTTACCGAATGTGATGTCTCCATTAGGTAGGTTAAGGtctctgcagttttcctggGGGACACATTCTGTAGGATACGATTACTGTTACCACAGGTTTCTGATTTACCAGTGTTTAAACCTGTCGTCACAAGGGAGGAGAGACTGTCAGTGACAGAGCTCCTGCCATCTCTTTCCTCAGTAATTTCAGTACTGCTGACTGATTCCTTTGAATCAGGAGTGAAGCTTGTAATATCTGTAATCTTATTCCCcctttgtttaattttcttggcattttgactgcttttcattttttggtaGATTTTCTTAAACGTTTCATCTCCATACATTTGCCATTTTTCTTGAGAGAACATCTTTAACTTCCTTTGACTGGGTTTCTTATTTTTAGCACTGATTACCTCTCCAGCCCCAAGCTTTTGACTTCCTTGCAACTCCTCTGACAGAGGAGGATGATCAGCCACATTACTTAGTGGCACATCATCCACTGCTGTTTGTCTGACTAGAGCTCGGGGATGGCTATTAGGAAAATCCACCGAATTTGCAGCAAGATTGTTGCTAGGCAGCAAACCAGCAGTGCCTGTATTTACAGACTGCTTAGTAAGAGAAggaggctttgagcaacctgctttGTCACGGACCATTCTTGTGCCCTCCACAACTGGCAAGGAGTTGCTCCGTGTAACTGGTGTGGTGTCTATCGTTGTGGAGAACTGGGTGGGAACGGAATGAAAAAACATTGGCTTGCCTTTTTCTAGGGGTGCAAAGGTAGATTTTGCTGAACAAAGGAAGAGAttctttttcctatttacaTCACAAGTTCTGATGTCAAAATGGAAAGAGTCTTTGTATGTATACGGCATTGGCAGGTCAATGCTGCCCTGTTTCGAAAGGACAGTTTTTCTGGGCCTGACGTTGTCTAACTGGGTATCATCCACCACACTTTTGTTATGAGAGATAAGCTTTGAAATGTGTTCTTCCAGCCTCTTTTTCTCGAGCATCAAGGCTGTAGCTTTCTCAGCTGCCTCTGGCTTGGCGCTGCTTCTGAAGGCACACCTTAAGCTGCTGAAGGcgttttcattttccagttcaGTGCTGTGTTCATAGAGACTATGCAACGGGCTGGATGATGCCATCTGTTGTTCTGTACTATCAGAGCGTGACAGATACCCTGAGTCAGTGCTCTCACACTTCTTTAGCTTGCAGTCAAATGGCTTATAATCCCACTGTTTTTCCCAAGAGGTTGCCTGCTGCCTTTGCAACTGAATATGCTTATTGGCAGTTGCAATTCTTTGCTCCTGTATCTTCTCTCTCTGGCACTGACCATTTGGCAAAGCTCCTGGAGATGATAAACTTTGAGGTTCTCTTTCAGGAACCCCCTGATTAGCCTTTGAACTAAGGGACTGATTTGTTGTTTCTtgattttctgaagcaaatggTGAATTGCTTGTTGCTGGCGGTGAAAGGTCATGAAGTCTCTTGGTGTCTGTTACAGCACTGGTCTCTGAACTCCTTTGCTTCATTTGCATCCCCTTGTCTTCACAGGTGCTACTAAGTAGTTTGCTGCCTTGCTGTGAGGTGATGCTCTCTGTTGATTTCTCATTTTGCTCCAACACACCACTGTTGTCAGAGTCTGAGGGAAGTCTGGTATTGTTGACGTGTGTTTGAGTTCTTCGGTGTTTATACAAATTGCTTTGAGTTTTAAATGCAATACCACAGGTGGTGCATGGAAAGGGCCTTTCTCCTGTGTGCGAGCGAATGTGTTTCTCAAGGACACTTGGCTTCAAACAATCTCGTCCACAGTGTTTGCAGATATATTTCCCAGCTTTTTTTGATTTTCCTGGGCTTCCAATAGATGCATTTACACAAGAATTGGGCGGTGATAAAATTGGTAACGTGCTCACTATGTTCAGTGTTAGCGTTTGCCCGAGTTGTTTCTGAAAAACGGGCTGAGGCTGATCTGTGCCTTCTGAAGGAACAAGTCGGTTCAGGATTAGAGGTATGTTACTGCTGTCGAGATtcacacagctcctgccagtCACTAACTGACTGTTTGGCTGAAAGCATCCTGCCTGGACGGGCTGGTACAGCGGTATGGTAAGGGCTTTTAGGTACACAGGTTGGGACAGAGCTTGTTCCTGCTGAGGAATCACACTGCCTTGACTGAGATCTGAAGAACCCTGCACAGGCTGAAGGGAAGAGGTTGGGACTGGTCGATCTGCTAGTGCAGCTGTAAAGCCAGGCTGCTTCTGTGCCTCCATTTTAAGAGTTATCTGCCATATGCTCATGTATCTGTAAGGCaggggaaacaaaacaagtagGAAACTTCagatagcaaaataaaacaaaaatactttcaaaaactGCTGGACTGGGAAAGCTAGCAGTTAATAATATGATGTATCTTGTATACAGGCATTGTACAGACAATAATACATTTTCCAATTAAATTGATTCATCTTTCAATTCTTAGCTAGGAATTAAAATTTGGTACAGTGTAAAGAACATTAAACATTGCACTTAAAACCTACAATAAGTACTAAGTATTAAAACTACATCTGAGTATCAGAGTTGCAAGTGGAGGCTCTCAGCATcccaaaaataatatttgtttcatttcttgatttcttttttctgattttgattttgtttcattttcttgaaCCATATTCCCATTCCATATTTGTaccatgttttttaatttaagaatttACCTTTATAAATGTTAATATAGATACAGAGAACAATCAGGGTTAGAAGGGACCACAGGAGGTCTCTCTAGCCCAAAcacctgctcaaagcagagttAGCACTGAGGTCAGGTGAGGCTGCTCAGGGTGCTATCCAGTCtggtttttaaaacttctgagGATAAAAACTTCACAGCTtctttgagcaacctgttccaaaCACAGGACATTAAACATGGCTGTGTTATTATCTGTGTTTCCCCAATTTAAATGGGCTAAGACTAAACACATTGCAATAAGTGATGCAAAATGAAAGTAGGtgaacaaaatgaaactgaTGTTTTACAAGTGAGATTTACATAAATATggacaaagcagaaaagatggTATCATAGGAAAATAATGGAATAAATTAAAGCTGTCTTTTGTGCAGCCCTAATGAATTTTGTCTAATTAAAGGCAGTATTATGGTATACTGCTAATTTTTAGATGCTTTTGATGccagatgaaaacattttgtagaCACAGCGTTTGGAAAAAGTGAACCTATTCTTATGAAATCTGTCCAAATACATTCAGGGTTGGTGCTGGTACAGACTacttattttaacaaaaatttgttttgtctttttctttcttagaaacAAACTAGGAAGCTATTAAAATAAGATAgtttaaaattatctttggaAGAGTGGATAGAGGCATCAGCATAACCTCTTTTATAGTTTGGGTGAAAAGTAGGAGATATGTGAATGTTTATTCACATTCTTACTCAGCTATTCTCACAGCTCTGTATCCATTGGCTGTTATGAATAATAGGCGGTTCTTGTGCAAACCGTCATAAAAACCCCGTCTGCAATATAATAATCAGTGGCTAAGTGTGAAATCTGCAATTTGTTGCCTCACTGCATAATCTGTAGTGGTGCTTCTGTACCTTCCATGGACCATTTTAACAGGTAATCATTACTgaacaacagtaaaaaaattatttataaatgttgTTTGATATTTGGACGGGTACcatatcacacacacacatacaatgTTACTGGTCTTCAAAGCAAAATCTCTGTTGCTTGTAGTTACTGagaatttttgaaataatacaTGCAATTGTTTTTGAGTATTCCTCAGTTACTGTTAGAGCAGCTAATAAAGCTGGTAAGTTGATATAAAGTTGGATGGAGATTCAAGCAAAGTTCTGTTACTTCACAGCTAAAAACAAGTGACCTACATCACatgaaaaaatgggaaaataactTTCTATTAATGATCAAATGGAACAGGTTGAGGTCAATAAGTTACGTGCTCAGTACTAAATGTAATTAGCATCTTAACAAATAGACTAGGAATTCAGGTAGTTTTCATATTAAGTATATcgggggaaaaaatgaaactgaaagatAAAGCAACCCTCTTGGTTATCAgtcttctgcaaaggaaaaagttttgTATATTAGGGTATTGCCTTTAATCTGACTGATGATTTCATCCCTACATGTAGTTCACAATGCAACTGTAAATAACTGGCTCCTTGAGCAACAGAAAAGTAATGTACCAAGAACCCAGTAGCTATTACTCTGCACTTCTCACTGCACCACTTCTGGAAGTTCTGTGGCTGGCTGGCAACTTCTGTTTCACAGCTAAGGTTTCTTCCAGTTTGTCTCTGATCTGCTTTGCTTATTCCAAGAATTGGAAAAGTGGAGAAAACATCAGCAATGCAGTCCCTGGGATGTGTTCTCTGACTTTCCTTCTGGTCATGAGCAAGGCCATTAGCTTCTCTGCGTGCATTACATGCGTCAGCAAAACTGCTGAGGAGCCACTGAGGAAACCGAGAAACTTGCTACCAACTGCAGGGATCTCAGGGCTGGGCCGTTTATGGGAAAGGTATCAGTGCCTGGTGGGATTCTTTGCCTTCACCCGAAGATTTGAGTGTAATAAAAATCCCAGAAAACAACCCATAAAAAGACCTGATCTGAGCACAGCAATGTGTTAGATTTTGCCTGTCCtcttttctcattaattttataaataaaactgttatcAAGCATGCACTTCTCTTGTCCACTTCAGACATTTCTATATGGAATGATGACTTAAGTGGCTTTATAATACAGGTGTTGACTATACTGATGAAAGAATGTTAAAAGAATATGGTTTGTTAAAGGAATTATGATCTATATTATGCAGTGTGGTTAGCACTGTGGGATAAAAGTAGATTTCTCTAATTTGCAAAGTGAGGTTATAGACATTTCAAGTCCATTTAAGATGGTTCTTAAGCTATACAGTCACCTTAATTTATAGCAATTTAAACACAGCATgcaatgaaaacagcagcaagtgaTAAGACATAAGCCAATGATATTAAGCATGCAGTAGTTTGTCCAAAGATGTGCAAATAAAGAAGTGTCAAGGGGACAAAAATATGCTACAGAGACAAGGCTCAAAGAGAAGTGAAGTCTGAATACCACGGAGCTAGAACATCGAACAAGCACCACATCATACGAAACAAGTCACAGTATCTatgctcccctccttcccccaaagaaaaatgtggaaacaCAGAATTTATATTTCCACCTCGATAAGCCTGCTGCAGTGTCACAAATTATGTTCTCTCTTTGAATCTCCTCATGTGCATGCAGAGTTGCTGGGCCCTTCAAGGCCAGCCTGTAAGTTAGTAGGACTAGTGGTGGACAGATGTTTTTAATACGAATCCTGTAGTTCCAAATTACCAGACTCTCTGTGTAATTTTGCTTATTCTATTAAGTTTCTAGGGCCCAAAATACGGTGTTATTCTGAGAatcatttcagtgctgtgtaatgttctacaaagaaaatacctaattgattacagaaaatttaaagGAAAGTTTTAACGAATGCTCAACAATTAAACTAAATGGTGATACACAAGCTCATTACTTTTAAGAGTTTAATGATACATTTCTACCAGCTGTGgtagtttgctgcttttcacagcAAACAAAGGATACTTTCTTCCCAAGTGAAACTTCTGTGGCTTGTATTCTACTCTGGCAAATACGATCATACTTTTCACATCTGTTGTTTTCTACCAAAAAAAGCCACTGTATTTCATTGTACGTTGACAAAAATAGCTTCTCTCAAAGTAATTCTACCCCAAGGCTAATTCTGGGAAGTACTTGCCTGAAGTAGAAAAACTTCTTTTGTTGGTTACCCCCCAGGCTGTGGTACTGAGCATCAACCTGATGTCCTGAGCTCAATTTGTAACTTGTGGCATCGAACTACTAGTATAAAAACTTTATCCTAATTAGATAAGGAAAAATTTccaataaattaaactaaaaccAGGATTTGGCCAGTCCAACATTTTCTGAATTAGTTTCTTTAGCTATCAAAACTGGTCAacaaaaattccatttaaatacaATTCTTATGCTCCTGGTTTAAATTATACTTTCAGGTACACGCCATAGGTAAGTGTGTGGAACACTGAAAAGTCAAAAAGTGGAGTAGTGTCAGACAACAAATCAGTGTAGCAGAGACTGTCTTATTCTATATGCAAATATAAAGTATTCTTATAAAAGGGGGTGGTGTAGAAACTCATTTTAAATCCAATGTGTTCCTCTTtttctatataatttttttcctgaattccaaatacattttctaaaactTGCTTCATTTTATCAGCACTATTATAATAATCTTGGATTATACAAGCTaaagatttttgtcttctgcatggcatgtataaAGGCACTGGCAACTCTCCATCATTGTTAATAAAATCATTAAACATGTAACTACTTATTTCCTGCACTTACATAGAATTTTTTGACACACCATTGAGAGGAGCACCATTGTTTTTAAGCAGATGCAGTGCTCAATCCCCTGGCTTGGTCTCCAGGTATCATCTGTAGACATGGCAGAGTGAGTTTATTTTTGTACCACACAGAAGCAGCCTTTCAACATTCTGAACATACATAATTATGGTATATTATACTAGAAGTCCCTACCTTAAATGTAATGCCAGAAAGCATACAGAAGTGGAATCCTCTAGTCTGTAAATAATTTTAGCTCACGTACCTTTTATTGAGCCAGGCATTTCAGCAAAAGTCTCATTTCTGTCAATACTTGATGCAAGCAGAAACAAGGACAAAGACTTGAAACAGATTAGAAGTAGGAAGTtgggtttctcttttttttttttttacattggtGTCACAGTAACAACCTTCAAAAAACAGGAAGagatgaaacagaagaaaatgaagtagCATTTCAGTCTCTTCGTATCCTGTATCAGTATTCATGTAGGAACCTACAAGCAGAATCAGCTGCCTTTGAAACGCAGGTGTTTCGTACACTGCATTATGTTGTGCCATTCAGTGACATACGCTGATGCAATGgtagaattttttctttatacccCTAAGGGTAATTTGATTATAACTTTAGAGTAAAGCTCTCTCTTAAAATgtgttggaaaagaaaacagtggtgGAGAGAAGATACTTGCTACATATGAAATGTTAAACTTACCCAGCACGGGTATTACCCACCAGCTGCTTCTAACAGTGCCCTGCGGTGGGGTGGAAAGCAGTAACCAGCAGGGAAAATACTTCAGGAATGTTACAAGTGTTTAGGTCACGCTCAACAAACCTCCCTAAAGTTGTTAAAAGCTGTAGGGAGAACAGCATAGGGGACAGTCAAGAGAAGTAAAAAGATCTTTTTAAGAGATGCTGT encodes the following:
- the ZNF831 gene encoding zinc finger protein 831, translating into MSIWQITLKMEAQKQPGFTAALADRPVPTSSLQPVQGSSDLSQGSVIPQQEQALSQPVYLKALTIPLYQPVQAGCFQPNSQLVTGRSCVNLDSSNIPLILNRLVPSEGTDQPQPVFQKQLGQTLTLNIVSTLPILSPPNSCVNASIGSPGKSKKAGKYICKHCGRDCLKPSVLEKHIRSHTGERPFPCTTCGIAFKTQSNLYKHRRTQTHVNNTRLPSDSDNSGVLEQNEKSTESITSQQGSKLLSSTCEDKGMQMKQRSSETSAVTDTKRLHDLSPPATSNSPFASENQETTNQSLSSKANQGVPEREPQSLSSPGALPNGQCQREKIQEQRIATANKHIQLQRQQATSWEKQWDYKPFDCKLKKCESTDSGYLSRSDSTEQQMASSSPLHSLYEHSTELENENAFSSLRCAFRSSAKPEAAEKATALMLEKKRLEEHISKLISHNKSVVDDTQLDNVRPRKTVLSKQGSIDLPMPYTYKDSFHFDIRTCDVNRKKNLFLCSAKSTFAPLEKGKPMFFHSVPTQFSTTIDTTPVTRSNSLPVVEGTRMVRDKAGCSKPPSLTKQSVNTGTAGLLPSNNLAANSVDFPNSHPRALVRQTAVDDVPLSNVADHPPLSEELQGSQKLGAGEVISAKNKKPSQRKLKMFSQEKWQMYGDETFKKIYQKMKSSQNAKKIKQRGNKITDITSFTPDSKESVSSTEITEERDGRSSVTDSLSSLVTTGLNTGKSETCGNSNRILQNVSPRKTAETLTYLMETSHSVNASARTVTSKTSKELGGSDTEKYTAGSSTVLAPSSCELRLQNVQCQLNTNSRNNDCLPVQSTKWEKPSPGKESSPLESDCESTSNNYGNHSRNKETGQHALMPLWVHCNNTEAAGKSQTLPSERKKLKFEVEKTQNIISKSCPSPSSKNNAETDADRVYCTSTQCLPAAPVKFSRTAEEQKLSKGINESTGGTENVEYMKTSELSTKALNYSDINLLSHAAGISKASFVAFLGPELRGSDCSSFALHNATDEDVKTCLKKTGAKVPFSNDNAVDLPSKIHHLQSGHLNSVPQQNAFSPKYILKLPQDRRASDVSLVLSSEQKFTPCTSVTDALSNTPCSSSSGSLSSPSNDVFWSPSKVEVRQKASKGELRWNVHANWKTPVFCSPVKSETTNTLTTADNSFYNQTCRQQDIVRDAWKNKQNKNRLNYQRQTEEKWMSITTSSTQTPKKKICFTSLYTSSFLISADIKEERKVLHHLCSGSDSLIMTSASSEGAEPTVMGGDAGGSPFILKDISPTLQDMQHFQSSTDNPTYFCHSFGTYYCHTLTTHCKEFPVLPHNNLTCYSGGLTVSSMKSTFPSLNAEPRLTWCCLTRSLPLPAEQKGSADSAYSSMHTCHKESSNECTLSKYDISIFKMKNISKTVAYGLTNRSLKTLISSLSKGQQVQELSSAAPGGAFKNISEQKQKTVVCKKEKVSTKKLKRSHKQKKIKVTPKWYRGRHVHGYAQLKMSQLSKRHCFPNGTLDALKKGCSSQPCKFSKKCHSPQPKVQENYLHQQKDTPCSTSDKPLRRRKKEGKNNSGISSHTENLNHVKQKDKMDKKDISGQIRKHTRTNFSFQNITAPLEISVTAHSFSPTVNTAVQQVSSDVEICCLVTQPLVHQRSVPGESQLNVHSDSMASSFWSCPSDFTNSGTGDKLDSTNSETTGPLSLHLETSQENILNVESESQRLGMLDPVIQASGNEKPPAEENTYSPPKENSAPGSQPACSHLFGSKAESLPESVPRAALPSTACTERANFSQNILDLHGSADKNGTHLQSNSSRKPHRTATTTTFKKPPITPRSPEFKTCSATPSKTYKKRGLEMMRKQTRVEYDDTSSDDEDRLVIEI